A window of Strigops habroptila isolate Jane chromosome 5, bStrHab1.2.pri, whole genome shotgun sequence contains these coding sequences:
- the BCCIP gene encoding BRCA2 and CDKN1A-interacting protein, giving the protein MATPAKRRAQPQPPAAESGSESEPESSESGSEEEEEEEETIDEEVNIEFEAHSISDNDYNGIKKLLQQLFLKAPVNTAELTDILIQQNHIGSIIKQAEVQEDSSDDDEDDDEVFGFISCLNLTERKDTQCVEQIKELILSRCEKSCEQHVVEQLSKLLNDSTKPVGLILSERFINVPPQIALPMHQQLQKELKEAQRTNKPCGKCHYYLLISKTFTEATKSNSKKKGGRNQQEEELMFANAEEEFFYEKALLKFNYSVQEESDTCLGGRWSFDDVPMKPLRTVMIVAADGIHAIMDKLKDYLSV; this is encoded by the exons ATGGCCACGCCGGCCAAGCGGCGGGCCCAGCCGCAGCCCCCGGCCGCGGAGAGCGGCTCCGAGTCCGAGCCGGAGTCGAGCGAGTCGGGCtcggaggaggaggaagaagaggaggagacgATCGATGAG GAAGTGAATATTGAATTTGAGGCACATTCCATATCAGACAATGACTATAATGGGATAAAGAAATTACTACAACAG TTGTTTCTAAAAGCTCCTGTTAACACTGCTGAATTAACTGATATATTAATACAACAGAATCATATTGGAAGTATTATCAAG CAAGCAGAAGTCCAAGAAGACAGTAGcgatgatgatgaagatgatgatgaagtCTTTGGTTTCATTAGCTGCTTAAACTTAACAGAAAGGAAG GATACACAGTGTGTTGAACAAATCAAAGAGCTGATTCTAAGTCGATGTGAGAAGAGCTGTGAACAGCACGTAGTTGAGCAGCTGAGTAAGCTCCTAAATGACAGTACTAAACCTGTGGGTCTTATACTGAGTGAAAGATTCATTAATGTACCACCACAGATTGCTCTGCCTATGCACCAGCAGCTTCA GAAAGAGTTGAAAGAGGCACAGAGAACAAACAAACCTTGTGGGAAGTGCCACTACTATCTCCTTATCAGCAAGACCTTTACAGAAGCCACGAAGAGCAATTCTaagaagaagggagggagaaaccagcaggaggaggaattaATGTTTGCGAATGCAGAAGAAGAGTTCTTTTATGAG AAAGCCCTTCTGAAGTTCAACTACTCTGTGCAAGAGGAAAGCGACACTTGTTTGGGTGGCAGATGGTCCTTTGATGATGTACCAATGAAACCCTTGCGGACTGTTATGATAGTTGCAGCTGATGGAATTCATGCCATTATGGATAAACTGAAAGACTATCTCTCAGTCTGA